Within the Desulfonatronum thioautotrophicum genome, the region GGGGTGGACCGGGAAGGCGTGCTCATGGAGCTGCTGGAAAAATGCCGCCTGCCGTTGGCTTCCTGGTTCGTGGACAACCCACACCTGGTACTCTACGTGTATACCAACCTGGTCAGCCCCTGGGCGACAATCTTCACCTGGGATGCAGACAATGTGGAATCACTCCGGGCCATGGGCTTCGAGCATGTCCAGTACCTGCCGCTGGGCACGGACATCCATCGCTTCCACCCCCCTCCCGGCCCCGCCACGTGCCCGGAATCCTGGCAGGCCCGGATCTCCTTCGTGGGCAACTCCATGCTGGCCAAGGTGGCGGCCCGTCTCAAGGCCGGACGCTTCCCCCGGCCCATGCTTCTGGCCTACCGCGAGGTGGCCCGGTCCTTCGGGGACTCGGTGGACGACAGTGTCCGGGAACACCTCCGGACCACCTTTCCTGATATTTTCAGATGGTTTCTGGCCCTGCCCTCAGTGGAGGAACGTCTGGCCTTTGAAACCGCCGTGACCTGGGAGGCCACCCGGCTCTACCGCAACCGCTGCGTTCGCGGCATCCTGCCGTTCCAGCCGCTCATCGCCGGTGATAAATACTGGAAGGTCGCCCTGCGCAACCAGCCGGAAAGGTGGCGCTGGCACCCGGAGCTCAGCTATTATTCCGACCTGCCCAGATTCTACCCCTGCTCCGAGATCAACTTCAACTGCACCAGCATGCAGATGAAGGGTGCGGTGAACCAGCGGGTCTTCGACGTTCCGGCCTGCGGTCAGTTCCTGATCACGGACCAGCGCCGCCAGATGGATCAATTATTTGAACCCGGACGGGAGGTTGTCTCCTACTCGGAGCCCGGGGAGATCCCGGAGCTCGTTGCTTTTTACCTGCGCCGGCCCCAGGCCCGGAAAAAAATCGCTCGGGCCGCTCGCGACCGGGTGATCCGGGAACATACCTACGACCAGCGAATGACCACCCTGCTCCAGACCATGCTCGCGGTTT harbors:
- a CDS encoding CgeB family protein → MTNTIPLPSANPPLPESKAAPRPVTYRAEAIPANAAQPDDVLIALDSGRRWRLWGRDGRQRETDLADKSLAGSSRGLPVLLGSGLGIALQKLLEGTSGPVAVVDRESPIQSITRSRELAEDPRVFWVDAADPEAALDALTRWQMDHDGLPLRPLLMPLYARLDPEFYKVVLAHLEASSRFDLWSRTAYVKCRNWPPRVLLLTSQYFLLGEVIGAFQRIGVPHRLLEFTPRETGRTEFVQDLLTAILEFKPDMVLTINHLGVDREGVLMELLEKCRLPLASWFVDNPHLVLYVYTNLVSPWATIFTWDADNVESLRAMGFEHVQYLPLGTDIHRFHPPPGPATCPESWQARISFVGNSMLAKVAARLKAGRFPRPMLLAYREVARSFGDSVDDSVREHLRTTFPDIFRWFLALPSVEERLAFETAVTWEATRLYRNRCVRGILPFQPLIAGDKYWKVALRNQPERWRWHPELSYYSDLPRFYPCSEINFNCTSMQMKGAVNQRVFDVPACGQFLITDQRRQMDQLFEPGREVVSYSEPGEIPELVAFYLRRPQARKKIARAARDRVIREHTYDQRMTTLLQTMLAVYG